One Ricinus communis isolate WT05 ecotype wild-type chromosome 1, ASM1957865v1, whole genome shotgun sequence DNA window includes the following coding sequences:
- the LOC8272053 gene encoding uncharacterized protein LOC8272053, translating into MAGIEEGEVGFEEGMSCLPSHVLHEAIWETKEYYGQSQQHHHQQYRHLPQLPLQPQQQQLRSKSNPRAHSRTRHPTNGASGGSGMRAIFLDSGKQTCGTGVFLPRRAGTNLPFSKKPACSPVLLPARVVQALNLNIHETGLQISRRKDASRSGDCNLIKNRTGKDGSAQCCVVSQNENSSPEILLPKEWTY; encoded by the exons ATGGCCGGTATTGAAGAAGGAGAAGTTGGTTTTGAAGAAGGAATGTCATGCCTACCTTCACATGTTCTACATGAAGCAATATGGGAAACCaag GAATACTATGGCCAGAGCCAACAGCACCATCACCAACAATATCGTCACCTTCCTCAACTGCCTCTACAGccacaacaacaacaactg CGCTCAAAATCCAACCCAAGAGCTCATTCTAGAACAAGACACCCAACTAATGGGGCATCGGGAGGATCAGGAATGCGAGCAATCTTTCTAGATTCTGGTAAACAAACATGCGGGACTGGAGTTTTTCTTCCAAGAAGGGCAGGCACCAACTTACCATTTAGCAAAAAGCCAG CTTGCTCTCCTGTTCTTCTACCTGCACGCGTTGTTCAAGCTCTCAACCTCAATATTCACGAGACAGGCCTGCAAATATCCCGCCGGAAAG ATGCctcaagaagtggagactgCAACTTGATCAAAAATAGAACTGGCAAGGATGGATCGGCCCAGTGTTGTGTTGTATCACAGAATGAAAATTCTTCACCAGAGATACTTCTTCCCAAGGAATGGACTTATTAG